In a single window of the Nilaparvata lugens isolate BPH chromosome 1, ASM1435652v1, whole genome shotgun sequence genome:
- the LOC120349465 gene encoding uncharacterized protein LOC120349465, which translates to MERGVESAWGAATVCGIGKGAEEHHIHPQLGGGDCLRSTKDKQDNVEKLKMEIEKAWRTADATHVEALENIENLRQQLSRLQNERGVKSKLDFDQNGDRYSKYSRYIEDVKCELNE; encoded by the exons ATGGAGCGGGGTGTCGAGTCGGCATGGGGTGCTGCAACAGTTTGTGGCATTGGTAAAGGAGCAGAGGAGCACCATATCCACCCTCAACTCGGAGGTGGAGACTGTCTGCGGTCGACCAAGGACAAGCAGGATAATGTCGAGAAACTCAAAATG GAGATAGAAAAAGCTTGGCGAACGGCCGACGCCACCCATGTGGAAGCTCTGGAGAATATTGAGAATCTCAGGCAACAGCTGTCCAGACTACAGAATGAGAGAGGAGTCAAATCAAAATTAGACTTTGATCAGAATGGAGA CAGGTATAGTAAGTACAGTAGGTATATTGAAGACGTGAAATGTGAgctaaatgaataa